TGAGTATTGGAAGCAAACGTGTAATTTCTTCTTCCTCTGAAACAAACTCGGCACTGGGCTTGCTGGAATAAGCTCCTATATCAATGAAAGCAGCCCCTTCGGTCAGCATTTTTTCTACTTGCAAAAGCAGGCTGGTTTCGTCAGCATATTTCCCGCCATCATAGAACGAATTGGGCGTAACATTGAGTATTCCCATGACTTTGGGAACAGACAAATCAATTAAGTTTCCGTGACAGTTAATGGTCATTTGTAATTTAAGTTAGTTATAAGATTTAGTCCTTTGTACTTCAATCTTTATTCTTTACTTTTGGAAAAATTTGATACAAAGATACACTGAAATGAGTAATACTTCTCAGGAATATGATAAGGTTATCGCTATTTGCCGACAACTTTTTAGTAATAAAATGAAAGATTATGGAAGCGCATGGAGAATCTTAAGATTACCATCGCTAACCGACCAAATATTTATCAAAGCACAACGTATCCGAAGTTTACAGCAAAATGAAACCCGCAAAGTAGATGAAGATGAAACAGGCGAATTTATCGGAATCATAAACTATTGCATTATGGCTTTAATTCAACTGGATTTGGGCGTTGTAGAGCAACCTGATTTAGAGGTGGCAAAAGCAGTCGAGTTGTATGATGCCAAAGTGGCCTTAACCAAATCGTTAATGGAAGATAAAAATCATGACTACGGTGAAGCTTGGCGCGAAATGCGTGTGAGTTCGTTAACCGATTTGATTTTACAAAAACTACTTCGCGTTAAACAAATTGAAAACAATCAAGGAAAAACATTGGTTTCGGAAGGAATTGATGCCAACTACCAAGACATGATTAATTACTCCGTTTTTGCATTGATTTTGATGCAATTTGGGCAAAAATAATTTCATACTATGAGTTTATCAAAAAATAATACCGCCTGGGGAATACGAATCATCATTTCGTTCCTGTTCTTATTATCGGCTGTAGCCAAATTGTACCCATCACCTTATTTTGCCATTTCGACCTTTGAAGTGAAGCAATTGTACCCTATGGGATTTTCGGAAGGTTTTGCTCCTTATTTCTCCCGAATATTAATTGGAATTGAATTTGCCTTAGGCTTTTTGATTTTACAAAAGAACTTTTTGCGAAGCATTATCATTCCGGCAACTATATTATTATTAGCAGTATTTACAACTCATTTAACCATCGTGACCATACAGGACGGCGGTAATTCTGGAAACTGTGGTTGTTTTGGAAGTTTGTTGCCTATGACGCCAATTGAAGCCATTATCAAGAATGTGGTGGCTATTATTTTGTTGATTTGGTTGTTTATTATTATGCCAAAATCAAGCGAAAAGAAAGACAACTTTTGGATACTAAGCACGGTAACATTGGCTTCTATCTTAGCGTTATTTATGCTGGCCCCTATTCAACCTATGGAGAGCCAATTTTCGGTTTCTACACCTGAAGAAACAACAACTATTGATACAACGGCGGTTGACACTACAAAAACAGCACCGGAAAGAATCGTTACCATCAATGATACATTGAAAAAAGGAGATGATGTAATGGCTAAAATAAAAGCAGTAATCGACGAACCTGAAAAACACAAATCAGGTTATGCACAATATTTTTCAAATATTGATAAGGGAAGAAAAACACTTTGTTTCTTTGTGCCGGGTTGTGACCATTGTCGTGAAGCCGCAAAAGAACTTACCGAAATGCGAAAAACCATTAAAAACTTCCCGGAAGTTTCAATCGTTTTCATGAACGAGGAAGCTGATTTAATTCCGGAGTTTTTCAAATTTGCCGGTGCTGAGTATCCATACAAAATCATTGAAATCATTCCGTTTTGGAAAGTCTTAGGTTCCGGAAAAGACACTCCTGGTGTAAAATATTTATGGAACGGTAACGAATACAAATACTATTGGGGCATCACCGATAACAAATTTGACCCGGTAGATTATCAGAAATTAATTCAAAAACCTTATTCAGAATTAAAAAAATAGTTCTAATTTGCTTATCATTTTGTAATTTTAACCAGTAAAAGCAGCACTTATGATTAAGTATATAATGTCACGAAAACTGAATGAAAGAGGACTAATCGGCATTGGCTTGTGCATCCTTGTATTCATTCTTGGTGAACTCGTTTTGAGTCGCATCTCCACTATGGAAAATCCGCCATTAGGCAATACTATCTACATACTTATAGGAAGTGCTTTTAGGTTTATTTCTGTATTAGGAGTAGTAGTCATTCTCAAATACCTCTACGATTCAAAAAAGAAAAAAGAAAGACGCGAACGTAAAAGAAAAGGTCACAAATTGTATTATCTGAAAGACAGTAAAACAAAACAAAAACAAGATTCCGATTTATAAAATCCCATAAAACGCCCCAATAAAATGAAAAAAATAACGCTAGTCTTTGCTGTAATTATGATAGCCTTTGCCTTTTCAGCAATACAAAAAGAGTCTTTTTCTAAAAAAACATTAGCAAAAAAAGTAATCACTCCCGAAAATAAGGAAATTTCATTTAAGGAAATTTTAAAAAAGCATAACGGTAAAGTGACCGTTATCGAAATTTGGGCTTCTTGGTGTGGTGATTGTGTAAAAGCCATGCCAAAAGTCAAAGAAATGCAAGCCAATAACCCGAATGTGGATTATGTATTTATTTCGATGGACAAAGCTTTTGATAAATGGCAAGCCGGAATAGAAAAGCACGAACTGAAAGGCGACCATTATTGGGTAACGGATGGTATGAAAGGAGAATTTGGCCAATCCATTGATTTAGATTGGATTCCACGTTATATTATTCTTGACTCTAAAGGAAAAATTCAGATTTACCGCGCCATTGAAACCGATTTTGACAAAATAAACGAGACCCTAAAAACACTACAATAATGAGACAAAAAATAGTTGCCGGTAATTGGAAAATGCATAAAAATGCCGAAGAAACCGAGGATTTATTAAATGAATTAATTGATAAATTACCTAATGATGTAGAAGCGCAAATCATTGTGGCGCCAACCTTTATCAACCTTGCATCAGCTGTAGATCATTTAGAATTTACCAATATTGGTGTTGCGGCTCAAAACATGCATCAAAACGAAAGCGGTGCCTATACCGGTGAAATCTCGGCGGATATGCTGAAAAGCATTGGTGTAAATTTGGTTATTCTTGGCCATTCGGAACGTCGTGCTTATTTTCATGAAACCGATGCTATTTTAGCTCAAAAAGTAACTACTGCCTTAAAACATAACATGACCGTGATTTTTTGTTTTGGTGAAGAATTGAAAGACCGACAAAACAAACAACATTTTAACATTGTTGAAAACCAATTGCGTGACGGTTTATTTCATCTTGACAATAGAGATTGGGAACAAATTGTTTTGGCTTACGAACCCGTTTGGGCTATAGGAACAGGAGAAACTGCTTCACCGGAGCAAGCTCAAGAAATGCATGAGTTTATTAGAGAAACCATCCGAAAAAGATTTGGTAGTGATGTAGCTGAAGATGTTTCTATTTTATACGGAGGTAGTGTAAAACCTGATAACGCCAAAGAAATTTTCTCAAAACCTGATGTTGACGGAGGACTAATTGGAGGTGCTGCCTTAAAAGCAGATGATTTTGCCGCCATCGTGAATTCGATTTAAGAAAAAAAAGAATCTCATTAACCAGAAATTTTCATTTTTGAAAGTTTTTTTTTATTTTTTAAATTTAAATATGTATTTCATCGATATTATTTGTATTTAATCGAAGTTAATTATAGTTTTATCACATAATTAATGTCAAAAATCAAATGAGAGCGAAATTCACACTATTAGCAGCGCTATTTTTTAGCCTGAATATGCTTGCCCAAGTAGATATTCAAAAACGTTTCCAATCGGATACTCGAAAATATTATGTTTGGAACAAAGAGTATGATAAATACGAATTAATGGAAACCGAATATGAAAACTCTGTAGTAGATGTTCGCGAAATTGGTTCCAAGACTAATGGTTACATTGTTATCAGTATGGTTGATAATGGTCAAGTCAGAATGCACCACGGCTCTATTTATCAGTTTAAACAAGACAGTGATGAAGAAGGTACTTGGTTAATTCGTTCCAAGTTCATGAGAGGCAAACTGACCTACAATC
Above is a genomic segment from Flavobacterium phycosphaerae containing:
- a CDS encoding TlpA family protein disulfide reductase: MKKITLVFAVIMIAFAFSAIQKESFSKKTLAKKVITPENKEISFKEILKKHNGKVTVIEIWASWCGDCVKAMPKVKEMQANNPNVDYVFISMDKAFDKWQAGIEKHELKGDHYWVTDGMKGEFGQSIDLDWIPRYIILDSKGKIQIYRAIETDFDKINETLKTLQ
- the tpiA gene encoding triose-phosphate isomerase; the protein is MRQKIVAGNWKMHKNAEETEDLLNELIDKLPNDVEAQIIVAPTFINLASAVDHLEFTNIGVAAQNMHQNESGAYTGEISADMLKSIGVNLVILGHSERRAYFHETDAILAQKVTTALKHNMTVIFCFGEELKDRQNKQHFNIVENQLRDGLFHLDNRDWEQIVLAYEPVWAIGTGETASPEQAQEMHEFIRETIRKRFGSDVAEDVSILYGGSVKPDNAKEIFSKPDVDGGLIGGAALKADDFAAIVNSI
- a CDS encoding MauE/DoxX family redox-associated membrane protein — protein: MSLSKNNTAWGIRIIISFLFLLSAVAKLYPSPYFAISTFEVKQLYPMGFSEGFAPYFSRILIGIEFALGFLILQKNFLRSIIIPATILLLAVFTTHLTIVTIQDGGNSGNCGCFGSLLPMTPIEAIIKNVVAIILLIWLFIIMPKSSEKKDNFWILSTVTLASILALFMLAPIQPMESQFSVSTPEETTTIDTTAVDTTKTAPERIVTINDTLKKGDDVMAKIKAVIDEPEKHKSGYAQYFSNIDKGRKTLCFFVPGCDHCREAAKELTEMRKTIKNFPEVSIVFMNEEADLIPEFFKFAGAEYPYKIIEIIPFWKVLGSGKDTPGVKYLWNGNEYKYYWGITDNKFDPVDYQKLIQKPYSELKK
- a CDS encoding DUF1599 domain-containing protein, with the translated sequence MSNTSQEYDKVIAICRQLFSNKMKDYGSAWRILRLPSLTDQIFIKAQRIRSLQQNETRKVDEDETGEFIGIINYCIMALIQLDLGVVEQPDLEVAKAVELYDAKVALTKSLMEDKNHDYGEAWREMRVSSLTDLILQKLLRVKQIENNQGKTLVSEGIDANYQDMINYSVFALILMQFGQK